CGGCGTGCTGCTGGGCCAGGCGGTGATCGATGCCGGCGGGTTGATGGGGCAGGTGATCGAAGTGACCCCGCTGCATTCGACCGTGCTGCTGCTGACCGACCCCGATCATGCGGTGCCGGTCAGCGTGGCCCGCAACGGCGTGCGCCTGATCGTCTACGGCCGCGGCGACCGCCTGGAATTGCGCGACATCCCGCTCAGTGCCGGCGTGCAGGTGGGCGACGAGATCGTCACCTCCGGCCTGGGCGGCCGCTTCCCGGCCGGCTTCCCGGTCGGCAAGGTCTCCGAACTGCACCCCGACGACACCCACGCCTTCCTGGTCGGCGAACTGACCCCGGCCGCCAAGCTCGACCGCGGTCGCGACGTGTTGCTGCTGCGGGCGGGCAAGCCGTTGCGGGTGGGGATGGGGCCGGGACCGGGGACCGGGGACCCGGGACCCGGTAACAGCGACGGCAACGGTGGTCATCAAGGCGGCGGGCCTGTCGCGAGCGGCGAGCGTGCGGATGCCGCGATCGCTGCACCGACATCCCCCGCTTCTGCCCGGGTCTCCGGTCCCGGGTCCCCGGTCCCGGCCACAGACACCTCCGCGCAGGACAGCCGACGAACCGACGCCGCTCCGGCAGCGACGTCCGCCGCTTCTCCCCGGGTCCCCGGTCCCGGGTCCCTGGTCCCGGCCACAGACACCTCCGCGCAGGACAGCCGACGAACCGACGCCGCTCCGGCAGCGACGTCCGCCGCTTCTCCCCGGGTCCCCGGTCCCGGGTCCCCGGTCCCGGCTTCACCGGAGACGGACCAATGACCCGCATGCGCAACACCTGGATCCTGCCGGCCAGCATCGTCATCGCGCTGGTCCTGGGCCTGCTGCCGTTGCCGGCGATGGTGCAGCCGCTGCGGCCCTATTGGGTGGCGCTGGTGCTGGCCTACTGGGTGATCGAGGAACCGGACCGGGTGGGGCTGGGCATCGCCTTCGTGGCCGGGGTATTGGCCGACCTGCTGTATGGCGGGTTGCTTGGCGAGCAGGCGCTGCGGCTGGTGATCATGACCTTCATCCTGCAGCGCTTCCGCGCGCGGATGCGCTTCTTCCCGGTGTCGCAGCAGGCGCTGGCGATCGGTGGGCTGCTGCTCAACGACCGCATCGTCTCCTCGGCGGTGCATCTGGCGGTCGGCGAGCCGACCCTGCCGTGGAGTTACTGGTGGGCGCCGCTGCTGGGCATGGCGCTGTGGCCGCCGCTGTTCGTGTTGCTGGACGCGGTGCGGCTGGGCAAGCGGAGCAAGAAGTAGCCCATGCACGGCCGTCGCCAGCCCAAGAACCCGCACGCCGAGGCCGAGCAGTTCCGCCGCCGCGCGGTGCTGGGTTTTGCACTGGTGGTGCTCTGCCTGGTCGGGCTGGGCGGCTGGTACTTCAAGCTGCAGGTGCTCGACCACGAGGTCTATGCCACGCGCTCGGAGGCCAACCGCATCAAGCCCAAGCCGGTGGTGCCCGGGCGCGGCATGATCTACGACCGCACCGGCCGCCTGCTGGCCGAGAACGTGCCGGCGTTCCGCCTGGACGTGACCCCGGACAAGGTCGCCGACATGGACGCCATGCTGGCCGCACTGGGCAAGGTGATCCCGATCGCGCCGGAAGACCTGGAGCGCTTCAATCGCGAGCGCCGCGCG
The window above is part of the Xanthomonas campestris pv. badrii genome. Proteins encoded here:
- the mreC gene encoding rod shape-determining protein MreC, coding for MPSYAGPPVASRPGEATSTLRLLVYLVLAVVLIALDSRGGWLSQVRLQANLLIQPIWAVAGLPGRIGSQVRDNAATHAQLVEETRDLRNQLLVANARLTRLQTAALDNAQLRELLNVAERRGLDVQLAPILDIDLDPTRQRLLLDAGSRDGVLLGQAVIDAGGLMGQVIEVTPLHSTVLLLTDPDHAVPVSVARNGVRLIVYGRGDRLELRDIPLSAGVQVGDEIVTSGLGGRFPAGFPVGKVSELHPDDTHAFLVGELTPAAKLDRGRDVLLLRAGKPLRVGMGPGPGTGDPGPGNSDGNGGHQGGGPVASGERADAAIAAPTSPASARVSGPGSPVPATDTSAQDSRRTDAAPAATSAASPRVPGPGSLVPATDTSAQDSRRTDAAPAATSAASPRVPGPGSPVPASPETDQ
- the mreD gene encoding rod shape-determining protein MreD; its protein translation is MTRMRNTWILPASIVIALVLGLLPLPAMVQPLRPYWVALVLAYWVIEEPDRVGLGIAFVAGVLADLLYGGLLGEQALRLVIMTFILQRFRARMRFFPVSQQALAIGGLLLNDRIVSSAVHLAVGEPTLPWSYWWAPLLGMALWPPLFVLLDAVRLGKRSKK